CGGATGTGGACGCGGCGATCCGCCAGCGCTTCGCAGCACTGGCGGCAAGGGCGGCCAGCCGCGAGCTGGACGCATGGAACGCGACGCCACACGGCACTCTGGCGCTGATCCTGCTGACCGACCAGTTCCCGCGCAACATACATCGCGACACGCCGCAGGCGTTCGCCTCCGATCCGCTCGCGCGCGCATGGTGCAGCCTCGGTCTGGGGCGCGGCGATGACCTGCAACTGCGCCCGATCGAGCGCGTGTTCTTCTATCTGCCGCTCGAACATTCCGAATCGCTCGACGATCAGGAGCGTTCGGTCGCGCTGTTCGAGCGACTGGCGGCGAACGTCGCGGCGGAACAGCGCCCGGCGTTTGACGGCTTCCTCGACTATGCGCGGCGGCATCGGGACATCATTGCGCGCTTCGGCCGCTTCCCGCACCGCAACCGCATCCTCGGACGGACGACATCGATGGCAGAGACCGCCTTCCTGACGGAAAAGGGCTCGTCGTTCTAGTGTCCTGAGTTGGAAATTCGTTGCAAATAAAAGTGATGAAATCGCGACGAGACAAGGAAAAAAGCGCAGCAAGGCCGAGGCCTTGCGAGCATTTTTGACGCGGTATCGGTGCGATTCTCGTCATCTTTTATGCAGCGAATTTCGAACTCAGGACACTAATGTCCGTTTCGGGACGACACGCAGGGTGCGCATGCCGGCCGTTCACCGCTGCCATGCCTGCCGTGCCCGCTCCCGCAACATGCCCGTAAACACCTCCGCCGACACCGGCACGCTGTAATAGTAGCCCTGCGCCGAGCGGCAGCCCTGCGCCAGCAGGAAGCGGATCTGCTCCGGTGTCTCGACGCCTTCGGCCAGCACCTTGAGCCGCAGGCTGTGCGCCATCGCGATGATGGCGGTGACGAGCGTGGTGTCGTTGCGGTCCTGGCCGATGCCGCTGACGAAGGAGCGGTCGATCTTGAGCGCGTCCACCGGGAAGCGCTGCAGGTAGGCGAGGCTGGAATAGCCGGTGCCGAAATCGTCCACCGACAGCTTGATCCCCATGTCGGAGAGATGCTGCAATGTCGAGACATTGTCGTCGCTGCGTTGCATGAGGACGCCCTCGGTGATCTCGAGATCGAGCGAGGACGGCGCGAGTCCCGCCTCGTCGAGAATGTCGCTGATCCTGCCGTGGAAGTTCGGCTGATAGAACTGGCGCGGCGACAGGTTGACCGCGATCGCCATGTCCGTGTGCCCGAGCGTGTGCCATTGCTTCAACTGCCGGCACGCCTGGCGCAGCACCCAGTCGCCGATCTGCAGGATCAATCCCGTTTCCTCTGCAATGGTGATGAACTCGTTGCAGCCGACCGCATGCTTGCCGGCCTTGGTCCAGCGCAGCAGGGCTTCCGCCGAAATGATTTGTCCGCTTTCGAGATCGACCTGCGGCTGGTAGTGCACTTCGAATTCGTCGCGCACCAGCGCCCGCCGCAACGAGTTCGTCAGTGCGAGTCGGCGCTGCGCCGCCTTGTTCAGCGCCGGCGTGAAGAACTGGTAGTTGCCGCGCCCCTTTTCCTTGGCGTGATACATCGCGGTGTCGGCGGTGCGCATCAGGGTATCGACATCGGTGCCGTCGTCGGGATACAGGCTGATGCCGATGCTGCCTCCGAGGTGCAGCTCGTGCTCGTCGCACAGGAAGGGCAGGTCCAGCGCATGCAGGACCTTCTGCGCCACCAGTGCGGCGTCGCCGCTACCGTTCGAGAGCGGCAGGCTCAGCACGAACTCATCGCCGCCCAGACGCGCCACCGTATCGTCTTCGCGCACGCATTCGCGCAGACGCATCGCCACCATCTGCAGCAGGCGGTCGCCGATCTGGTGGCCGAGCGAGTCGTTGATGTTCTTGAAGTAGTCGAGGTCGATGAACAGCACCGCCACCTTCGTGTGCGTGCGATGCGCATGCACCACCCCCTGCTGCAGGCGGTCGCGGAACAGCACGCGGTTGGGGAGGCTGGTCAGCGCATCATGGTCCGCCATGTAGCGGATGCGGTGCTCCGCCTCCTTGCGTTCGCTCAGGTCCAGCACGAATGCCGCTCGCTGGCTGTCGTCCGTGTCGCCGAAGAACGTCGAGCCGACCAGCACCGGCACGCGGCTGCCGTCCTTGCGGATGTATTCCTTCTCGTAGGTGACGCTGCCGGCATGCCGCGATTCCCTGATGCTCCGCTCCGAGATGGCGTGGAATTCCGGTGGCGTGAGCTCGCGCCACCGGATCAGGCCGGCTTTCAGGTCCTCGCGCGTGTAGCCGATGATCTTCAGGAATGCCTCGTTGGCATCGAGTGCGCAACCCGTCGCATCGTCGAACACGATGCCGATGATGCTGGCGTCGAACAGTCGGCGCAAGCGCCTCTCGTAGTCGCGCGAGGCCTGTTCGGCGCGCTTCTGTTCCGACATGTCGAGCACGAAGGCGATGCCGGAATCCTTCGCGGCATCGATGCATGCGCCGCCGATCATGATGGGGCAGCGCGTGCCGTCGATGCGGATGTATTCCTTCTCGTACGGCGAGAACGCGCCGGTGCGCTTGAGCTGCTTCATGGCCCGCCAGTCTACCGACTTGTACTCGGGCGGCGTGATGGTGCCCCATTGCACTTTTCCGTTGCGTAAATCCTCCTGCGAGTAACCCGACATTTGCAGAAACTTTTCATTCGCCTCGGTGATATTGCCCTCCGCTCCCCAGCACAGAATGCCGATGATGTTCGATTCGAACAGGCGGCGCAGACGCGCTTCTTCCTGCCGCAGATTCTTTTCCGTCTGCTTGCGCTCGCCGATCTCGTGGTTGAGGCGTGCATGAGCATCATCCAGTTCGGTCGAATGCTGCGCCGCGTCTGCCTCGATGGCGTTCCGCGCAGTCCGCAGCGCGAGATGCGGGGCGATTCTTGCCAGCACTTCCCGCGCCTTGGCCGGCCTGGTGATGCAGTCCGCCGCGCCTGCGTCGAAAGCCGCAGTGCGGCCGTGCTCATCCTGCGCCGACATCATGAAGATGACCGGCACATCGCTTGCCTCCGGCATGTCTTTCAAGCGGCGGCAGGTCTCAAGGCCGTCGATGCCGGGCATCGCCATAGTGATCAGGATGAGGTCGGGCCGGATGCTGCGCGTATGCGCCAGTGCCTGGTCGCCGCCTTGCGTGACGACAACTTGACATCCCGTTTTCCTCAACACATCGGTCAGCGTGCCGAGCGTTTCGGATGTATCGTCTATCAGCAAGATGATTCGCTCATTGCGCGTTTGCGCGACGCTCGAATTCATGTAGTGGTCTCCTGCTGCCGTTTGCACGACGGCGGCCTTGCGCCAGAATGCCGTCGCCAATCGTCATGTGAGTCAGGCCCTGTTGCCTGTCATGCCGCAAGGCCGGAGAGAAAATGAAATTTAGACTATCCGGTTCCCGTTCCGGTTCGAGGGAACTTGCACAGGCTCAAGTGAACTGCGAATACCTTCTGTGCAAACTCAAGCCGCTTGCGTCACAGCTTCCATGCCGATCGCCGCCGTCAGCATGCTGATCGAACCGGCCTCGATGCCATCGACCAGGATCGATACCGTTTCGTTGCCCTGTCTTGTGCCGGCCACATAGAGCAGGGGAAGGAAGTGTTCCGCCGTCGGCACCGACAGCGTCGCGTCGTTGCCCCATTGCTCGTATTCGGCCAGTACTTCCATTTCTCCCTTCTGCAGATGTTCGCGCACACGCTCGTTGAAGCGCTGCGCCCAGTCGTATGCCGGATGATTGCCGCGCATCATCAGGCGCAGGTTGTGCACGACATCGCCGCTGCCGATGATCAGCACGCCTTCGTCGCGCAGCGGCGCAAGCCTGCGGCCCAGTGCGAGATGCCACGCCGCCGGCTGCGTGCCGTCGATGCTCAACTGCACCACCGGCACGTCGGCATCGGGAAACGCCTTGACCAATACCGACCAGGTACCGTGGTCCAGTCCCCATGAATGGTCGAGCTGCACATCGACCGGCATCAGCAATTCGCGCACGCGCGCAGCCAATGCCGGATCGCCCGGCGCGGGATAGCGCATGTCGAACAGCGCCTGCGGAAAACCGCCGAAGTCATGGATCGTCTGCGGCGCGGCCATTGCCGTGATGCCGGTGCCGCGCGTGTACCAGTGCGCCGATATGGCGAGAATTGCCTTGGGCTTCGGCAACGAGGTGCCGACCTGCTGCCAGGCGCGTGTGTAGCGATTGTCCTCCAGCACATTCATCGGGCTGCCGTGGCCGAAGAACACGGCAGGCATGCGTGGCCGGGATGTCTGATTCATCTGTTTCTCCTGCTTGAAATGATATCGGCGCACAGCACCGATCGCTTTCGATTATCGTCGATCCGGCGGGTCAGGGTGCGTGGCTGGAACAGGTTTGCCTTGCGGCATGGGCGTTTGCAAAATTTCAGCGCGGCATCTGCGAGTGCGCAAAAGATGCCGCATCGGCAGATGCTAGTGTCCTGAGTTGGAAATTCGTTGCAAATAAAAGTGATGAAATCGCGACGAGACAAGGAAAAAAGCACAGCAAGGCCGAGGCCTTGCGAGCATTTTTGACGCGGTATCGGTGCGATTCTCGTCATCTTTTATGTAGCGAATTTCCAACTCGGGACACCAGGTTGCGGAAGCTGTTTCGCACATGGCGCTCACACGCTCACGCGCTCATGCAGCCACGCATGAAACGTGTTCCATTGATTCCGACCGGATTGCCGCAATGACGACGCGCACCCTCATCCTCGACGATGCTCTTTATCAATACGTGCTCGACGTGTCCTTGCGCGAGCATCCGGTGCTGGCGGCATTGCGCGCGGCAACCGGCAGTCATCCGATGGCGCGCATGCAGATCGCGCCGGAGCAGGGGCAGTTGATGGCGCTGTTGATCCGGCTGCTCGGCGCGCGCCGCACCATCGAGATCGGCGTCTTCACCGGCTACAGTGCGCTGGCGGTGGCGCTCGCGCTGCCGCCGGACGGGCACATCGTTGCCTGCGACATCAGCGACGAATACACCGCAGTCGCGTGCGATTACTGGCAGCGGGCCGGCATCGCGCACAAGATCGATCTGCATCTCGCGCCGGCCATCGATACGCTCGATGCCTTGCTCGGCGACGGGCAGGGCGGCTGTTTCGATTTTGCCTTCATCGACGCCGACAAATCCGCCTACGACGATTACTACGAACGCTGCCTGCAATTGCTGCGCCCCGGCGGCCTGATCATGATCGACAACGTGCTGTGGGGAGGCAATGTGGTGCGTCCGGCGGACAACGAGGACACCGCCGCGATTCAGGCATTGAACGTCAAGCTGCACGGCGACGCGCGCATCGATCTGTCGCTGCTGCCGATCGCGGATGGCGTCACGCTGGCGCGGAAAAGGTAGGGCGGTGGCGGCTGCGATGCAGCCTGGAGGGGGGCGGCGTCGCGGCCGCTTGTGAACACGGCGAGCGCGCGACGCCGAAGCATGCAATCAGGAGAAAGCGAACGTCACTCCTTGATCAGGCCTTCTGCAACCATGGCTGCACGCACTGCCGGGCGCGCCGCGACACGTTCACGATAGGTCTTGAACACCGGCCAGCGCGACAGATCGACATCGACCCGAGCGGCCCAGTTCAGCACGGTGAACAGATAGGCATCGGCCACGGTGAAGTCGCTGCCGGTCAGATAATCCTTGCCCTGCAATTGCGCGGCAATGATTTCCAGACGCAGCGCCAATGTGTCGCGCGCCATCTTCTTCGTCTCGTCCGGCGTGCCCGGCTTGAACAGCGGGCTGAAACCCTTGTGCAATTCGGTCGAGATGTAGTTGAGCCACTCGATCAGGCGATAACGCTCCATCGTGCCGGCGGCCGGCACGAGCTTCTTCTCGGGCACCTGGTCCGCCAGGTATTGCACGATCGCCGGTCCCTCGGTCAGCACGTCGCCGGAGTCGAGCACCAGCGCCGGCACGTAGCCCTTCGGATTGATGGCGCGGAAATCGGCACCGCCGGCGGTCTTCTTGTCCGCGAGAGTGACTTTCTCCATGTCGAATGGAAAACCTGCTTCACGCAACACGATGTGGGGGGAGAGCGAGCATGCGCCGGGCGCAATAAACAGTTTCATTGAAGACCTTTCCCAAAAATAAGTACAACGGCAATCAGTTGACGAAATGCAAAAACGCTTGTTGCAACGCAGTGCGATGCATTCGCCCGGGCGATATTAGCAAAGCATCGGAAATCGTGCTGTGCAGCATTTGATAGCCGTCAAGGCATGCTTGTTTCCTTGCCGGAATGGTTATATATAGTTGACTCACACCATTAAAAAAACAGGCGGAGACATGAACACCACTCATTTCCTACATTGGCCGGAAGGGCTGCCCACCACCGTGACGTTTCCGGAAACAAGCATCTACGAGAATCTGGAAATTTCCACGCGCCGCTACCCGCAGAAACCGGCGATCATCTTCTACGATTCGATCCTGAGCTATGCGCAGGTGCACGGGGAAGTGCTGGCGCTTGCGGGGTATTTGCAGCAGGTGTGCGGCGTGCAGCGCGGCGATCGCGTATTGCTGGACATGCAGAACAGTCCGCAATTCATCATCGCCTACTACGCGATCATGCGCGCCGATGCGATGGTGGTGCCGGTCAACCCGATGCTGATGACCGACGAGCTGGCGCATTACGTCGAGGACAGCGGTGCAAAGGTCGCGCTCGCGTCGCAGGAAATCTTCCCGCGCCTCGCGCCGCTGGTCGGCAAGTCCTGCCTGTCCCATGCAGTGGTCGCGACTTATTCCGATTACCTGACCGCACCGACCGATCTGACGGTGCCCGATTTCGTGCGCGCGCCGCGCAACGTGCCCGACCTGCCGGGCGTGATCGCGTGGACCGACGCCCTGGCCGAACGCCATGCGTCGCGCCGACATGAAGCCGGCGCGGACGATCTCGCCTGCATGCCCTACACCTCCGGCACCACTGGCAAGCCGAAGGGCTGCGTTCACACCCATCGCTCGGTCATGGTGAACGCCGCCGGCAGCGCGATCTGGTCCGGTCATGTCATCCCCGACAACGTCACGCTCGCCGTGCTGCCCTTCTTCCACGTCACCGGCATGCAATCGGTGATGAACGCGGCGATCTACTGCGGCGGCGCCATCGTCGTGCTGCCGCGCTGGGATCGCGACGCCGCGGGTCAGCTGATCACGCGCTACAAGGTCACGACCTGGACCGTGATCCCGACCATGATGATCGACTTCCTCTCGAACCCGCGCCTGTCCGAATACGACATCTCGGGCTTGAAGCGCATCTCCGGCGGCGGCGCCGCGATGCCGGCCGCGATCGCGCAAAAGCTGCTCGATCTCACCGACCAGAAGTACATGGAAGGCTACGGCCTGTCCGAGACCATGGCCGCCTCGCACATCAACCCGCCGCAGCGCATGAAGCAGCAATGCCTCGGCATCCCCGAATTCAACGTCGACTCGCGCATCGTCGATCCGACCACGCTGAAGGAATTGCCGCAAGGCGAAACCGGCGAAATCTGGATCCACGGCCCGCAGGTCTTCCAGGGCTACTGGAACGACCCGAAGAAGACCGAGGAATCCTTCGCCGAACTCGACGGCAAGCGCTTCTTCCGCTCCGGCGACCTCGGCTACATGGACGAGGAAGGCTTCTTCTTCTTCACCGACCGCCTGAAACGCATGATCAACGCCAGCGGCTTCAAGGTCTGGCCGGCGGAAGTGGAAGCGACGATGTACCAGCATCCGGCGGTGCAGGAATGCTGCATCATCGCCGCACGCGACGCGTATCGCGGCGAAACGGTCAAGGCCGTGATCGTGAAGCGGGCCGGCGCGGACGTCACCGAAGACGGTGTCATCCAGTGGGCGCATGAAAAGATGGCCGCCTACAAGGTGCCGCGCATCGTCGAGTTTGTCGAAGTCTTGCCGAAGTCGGCGACGGGGAAGGTGATGTGGCGGATGCTGCAGGAGAAGGAGCTGGGGAACAAGGGCGCTTGAAAAAAGCGCTCGCCGTCGTTGCGGATGGAGCGCGCGGGCAATCGAGCCCGCGCTCATCGATCCGACGTTCAAAAAACAGACCGATTATCTCGAGACGCCGCATCCCCCTCCGTTCCGTTTGCAGCAGTCCTGGAAGGCCTGCCCCGTGTACTTGAGGCAGTTTTCGGCGGCGAATGCCGGAGACAGGGCAGCCAGTGCCCACAGCGATGCGCATAACACGATAAATTTCTTCTTCATTTCGCGCTTCCTCCCTTGAATACCCGTCGGCTCCATCAGAGGCAGGTGACGGGTTGCCTGCCCGATTGCATTATATCCACGCGTCAACCATGCGCCATATCCGCGGGGTAATGGCGATGCGGTTGATTTCCTGCCATTTGCGCCGCCTCAGCGGACACACATGCGCGGTCATGCGGCCGCACAAACTGAAAACTCTCTCCGCCAAATCCAGACCGCTATGACAGCATGCATGACATGCAGCCAGGGCCGGATGGGTTCCCGTCAATGGTCATCTGATCCGTCAGCTCCCCGCATAACCATTCTTCCTTGCATTGACACTCGTCAAGCCTCTCATTTTTGTCAATTCGACATGATTCCAGTTGACACTACTCAATGCCGGCCGGCATCTCAGCTGATAAGTTGGTATTTAGTCAACACGGAGGCAGCTATGGACAACGGCGATCTGGAATTGATGCGATTCATGGGAACGCTAAACCAAGTCGCCGATTGGGAGAGCGATAGTCTTGCGGAACAGAAAAAACGAAGGGAAATCCAGCAGAAAAATGTGAAATTCAAGCAACAGCTACAGGCCGCCAAACAGGAAAAGCAAAGAAAAATGAAGATCCTGATCGTGCTGTTTGCTGCCACTGCGGCTTGCGCCTGGATGTTTTTCGCCACGCAGATTTTCAGATGACTTGATGCAGGATATTGCGGGGGAAATCCATCGAAGAGGCGCGTGATCTCGGCGGGGGACTGTCGACAGATCCGGACGCCTCCCGTCGCATTTTCGCCCTGCGCTCTACACCCTGCGAGCCATGACGCCATTGATCAGCGCGGTAGCGGTAGGGCGGAAAAGCGCAGCGCCTTCCGCCGCATTCCACACTCTGGCACACTACCCTCCATGCCAGACTACCGCCGCAATCGCGTCCCCGGAGGGACGTATTTTTTCACCGTCAATCTGCTCGAACGCCACAGCCACTTGCTGCTCGAGCATATCGACCTCTTCCGCGACGCCGTGCGGAAAGTGCGTGCCCGCCATCCCTTCCACATCGACGCATGGGTTGTACTGCCTGATCATACCCATTGCATCTGGACGCTGCCGCCGGGCGACACCGATTATTCCTCACGCTGGAAAGCCATCAAGATCGCCTTTGCAAAATCGCTCCCGAAGACCGAACGTTTGTCCGCAGTGCGTGCGCGCAAAGGCGAACGCGGCATTTGGCAACGACGATTTTGGGAGCATACGATCCGCGATGAGCGCGACTACGCGAATCACGTCGATTATGTGCATATCAATCCGCTCAAGCACGGCATGGTGCAACAGGTGAGCAACTGGCCGTACTCGTCATTTCATCGATATGTTGCTGCGGGCATGTATCCGCATGACTGGGCAGGAGAGATGGTGGAGTTGCAGGCAGGGGAGCGAACAAGCGTGTAGCGTGTAGGGCGGAAAAGCGCAGCGCCTTCCGCCATGAGCTTCACTTCGATACACGTGTCACGCGTGGGGTAGCCGCCGAAATCGCGTTTACTGGAGGCAGGGGGATGGTTGGGTGCGAATGGCGGAAGGCGCTGCGCTTTTCCACCCTACGAGCTACTGGAGAAAGCATATGAAAAATAAGGTTCAATTTCTCGCTTTGGTTTGCCTATTTGCATTCAATGTAATAGTCATTTTTGGCTGTGATTTCGAGTCGACTGGTGAAAATGCTGAACAAACTCGACGTTCATTTGTATTGCAGAACGCGTTGCTAAACGTGCAAAAGAATGGCGACATTTTGTTTCCCAAGAAAATAGCATGGCTTCCGACATATTCGAATTCGTGCAGATACGCCAATCCACGAATTGCCTTTGAAGACTGCTTACAGTTCTTAATCGAAGGAGAGAATATGGATTCGGCCAGAAGAAATGCCATCCATGTGGCCGAAACAATTCAAACAGTTATTTCCACGCAAGCCGATTTCCAACTCACAGGGATTTACGTAGTACTTATTCCCGTACTTCGACATGAAGGCTATTTAGGACACATCACGCCGGCTTCAATGAAACATTTCGAAACCGGCGATCCGCTAGTTATCAAAATGGGAGAATAAAAATGTATGCAACTGTCAATATTCGATATGGGAATATTTCAATCCCAGGAGTTAACAACTCGTAGCTCGTAGCTCAGGACGGAAAAGCGCAGCGCCTTCCGCCGCATGCCATGCTTTGACGGACTACCTCATGCGACGGGTTCCTTCATCTTCTGGAGTAGTTCCGCATCATCGGCCTGAGCGTCGAGAATCGGGTACATAGGAAGGCAGATTGGGCGCATCCGCATTCCGTGGCGGATAGTTCGGCTTGCTTTCGGCACGTACAATGACGCTCGTACCATTTCCTTCCGCGCAGTTCCATGACCATCCTCCTCTCCACCCTCAACGCTCGCTACACCCACGCCTCGCTCGGCCTGCGCTATCTGCTTGCCAACATGGGCGACCTGCAGGACGAAACGCGCCTGCATGAATTCGTGATCGGGGCGAAAACTGCCGACGTGGTGGAGAAGTTGCTCGCGCACCAGCCGCGCATCGTCGGCTTCGGCGTCTACATCTGGAACGTGGAGGAAACCACCAGGGTGGTGGCGATGCTGAAGCGCGTCGCACCGGAGGTCGTGATCGTGCTGGGCGGGCCGGAGGTGTCGTATGAACCGCAGGAGCAGCGCGTCGTGCAGCTCGCCGATTACCTCGTGACCGGCTGGGGCGATGTCACGTTTCCGCAGTTGTGCCGGCAGATCCTGCGCGGGCCGAAGCCCTTGATGAAGATTCATGCCGGCGTGCAGCCGCCGCTGTCCGATATCGCGTTGCCGTACCGGTTCTACACCGACGAGGACATCGCGCATCGCACGCTGTATGTCGAGGCCTCGCGCGGATGTCCGTTCAAGTGCGAGTTCTGCCTGTCCTCGCTCGACAAGACGGCGTGGCCCTTCGATCTGGATGCGTTTCTCGGCGAGCTGGAGTCTTTGCATGCGCGCGGTGCGCGGCTGTTCAAGTTCGTCGATCGCACCTTCAACCTGAATATCAAGTCGAGTCTGAGGATCATGCAGTTCTTCCTCGACAAGCTGGAAGACGCGCCGGACGATCCGGTGTTCGCGCATTTCGAGGTGGTGCCGGATCACTTGCCCGATGCATTGAAGGAGGCGATTGCACAATTCCCGCCGGGGACGCTGCAATTCGAGATCGGCATCCAGAGCTTCAATCCCGAGGTGCAGGCGCTGGTCAGCCGCAGGCAGAACAACGAGAAGGCGACCGACAATATCCGCTGGCTGTGCGCACACTCGAACGCGCATCTGCACGTCGATCTGATCGCAGGGCTGCCGGGCGAGGATATCGAGAGCTTCGCGCGCGGCTTCGACAAGCTGGTGACCTTGCAGCC
The Noviherbaspirillum cavernae DNA segment above includes these coding regions:
- a CDS encoding DUF924 family protein; the protein is METESTIREFWFGSQADDSAVASERAALWWSKNPDVDAAIRQRFAALAARAASRELDAWNATPHGTLALILLTDQFPRNIHRDTPQAFASDPLARAWCSLGLGRGDDLQLRPIERVFFYLPLEHSESLDDQERSVALFERLAANVAAEQRPAFDGFLDYARRHRDIIARFGRFPHRNRILGRTTSMAETAFLTEKGSSF
- a CDS encoding long-chain fatty acid--CoA ligase, with product MNTTHFLHWPEGLPTTVTFPETSIYENLEISTRRYPQKPAIIFYDSILSYAQVHGEVLALAGYLQQVCGVQRGDRVLLDMQNSPQFIIAYYAIMRADAMVVPVNPMLMTDELAHYVEDSGAKVALASQEIFPRLAPLVGKSCLSHAVVATYSDYLTAPTDLTVPDFVRAPRNVPDLPGVIAWTDALAERHASRRHEAGADDLACMPYTSGTTGKPKGCVHTHRSVMVNAAGSAIWSGHVIPDNVTLAVLPFFHVTGMQSVMNAAIYCGGAIVVLPRWDRDAAGQLITRYKVTTWTVIPTMMIDFLSNPRLSEYDISGLKRISGGGAAMPAAIAQKLLDLTDQKYMEGYGLSETMAASHINPPQRMKQQCLGIPEFNVDSRIVDPTTLKELPQGETGEIWIHGPQVFQGYWNDPKKTEESFAELDGKRFFRSGDLGYMDEEGFFFFTDRLKRMINASGFKVWPAEVEATMYQHPAVQECCIIAARDAYRGETVKAVIVKRAGADVTEDGVIQWAHEKMAAYKVPRIVEFVEVLPKSATGKVMWRMLQEKELGNKGA
- the ygiD gene encoding 4,5-DOPA dioxygenase extradiol, producing MNQTSRPRMPAVFFGHGSPMNVLEDNRYTRAWQQVGTSLPKPKAILAISAHWYTRGTGITAMAAPQTIHDFGGFPQALFDMRYPAPGDPALAARVRELLMPVDVQLDHSWGLDHGTWSVLVKAFPDADVPVVQLSIDGTQPAAWHLALGRRLAPLRDEGVLIIGSGDVVHNLRLMMRGNHPAYDWAQRFNERVREHLQKGEMEVLAEYEQWGNDATLSVPTAEHFLPLLYVAGTRQGNETVSILVDGIEAGSISMLTAAIGMEAVTQAA
- a CDS encoding B12-binding domain-containing radical SAM protein translates to MTILLSTLNARYTHASLGLRYLLANMGDLQDETRLHEFVIGAKTADVVEKLLAHQPRIVGFGVYIWNVEETTRVVAMLKRVAPEVVIVLGGPEVSYEPQEQRVVQLADYLVTGWGDVTFPQLCRQILRGPKPLMKIHAGVQPPLSDIALPYRFYTDEDIAHRTLYVEASRGCPFKCEFCLSSLDKTAWPFDLDAFLGELESLHARGARLFKFVDRTFNLNIKSSLRIMQFFLDKLEDAPDDPVFAHFEVVPDHLPDALKEAIAQFPPGTLQFEIGIQSFNPEVQALVSRRQNNEKATDNIRWLCAHSNAHLHVDLIAGLPGEDIESFARGFDKLVTLQPHEIQFGILKRLRGTPIIRHTDAYRMAFDPYPPYSILATDRIDFATMQRLVRFARYWDLVANSGRFAHTLPLILGDAPFANFMALSDWLYAHTDATHRIALEKLAALVARWLRERGNDEAVIAASLASDYAGQASMSSSKTAARAGDKAALTSPAALPQRQARHLAA
- a CDS encoding REP-associated tyrosine transposase; its protein translation is MPDYRRNRVPGGTYFFTVNLLERHSHLLLEHIDLFRDAVRKVRARHPFHIDAWVVLPDHTHCIWTLPPGDTDYSSRWKAIKIAFAKSLPKTERLSAVRARKGERGIWQRRFWEHTIRDERDYANHVDYVHINPLKHGMVQQVSNWPYSSFHRYVAAGMYPHDWAGEMVELQAGERTSV
- a CDS encoding class I SAM-dependent methyltransferase; the encoded protein is MTTRTLILDDALYQYVLDVSLREHPVLAALRAATGSHPMARMQIAPEQGQLMALLIRLLGARRTIEIGVFTGYSALAVALALPPDGHIVACDISDEYTAVACDYWQRAGIAHKIDLHLAPAIDTLDALLGDGQGGCFDFAFIDADKSAYDDYYERCLQLLRPGGLIMIDNVLWGGNVVRPADNEDTAAIQALNVKLHGDARIDLSLLPIADGVTLARKR
- the gstA gene encoding glutathione transferase GstA, translated to MKLFIAPGACSLSPHIVLREAGFPFDMEKVTLADKKTAGGADFRAINPKGYVPALVLDSGDVLTEGPAIVQYLADQVPEKKLVPAAGTMERYRLIEWLNYISTELHKGFSPLFKPGTPDETKKMARDTLALRLEIIAAQLQGKDYLTGSDFTVADAYLFTVLNWAARVDVDLSRWPVFKTYRERVAARPAVRAAMVAEGLIKE
- a CDS encoding EAL domain-containing protein, producing the protein MNSSVAQTRNERIILLIDDTSETLGTLTDVLRKTGCQVVVTQGGDQALAHTRSIRPDLILITMAMPGIDGLETCRRLKDMPEASDVPVIFMMSAQDEHGRTAAFDAGAADCITRPAKAREVLARIAPHLALRTARNAIEADAAQHSTELDDAHARLNHEIGERKQTEKNLRQEEARLRRLFESNIIGILCWGAEGNITEANEKFLQMSGYSQEDLRNGKVQWGTITPPEYKSVDWRAMKQLKRTGAFSPYEKEYIRIDGTRCPIMIGGACIDAAKDSGIAFVLDMSEQKRAEQASRDYERRLRRLFDASIIGIVFDDATGCALDANEAFLKIIGYTREDLKAGLIRWRELTPPEFHAISERSIRESRHAGSVTYEKEYIRKDGSRVPVLVGSTFFGDTDDSQRAAFVLDLSERKEAEHRIRYMADHDALTSLPNRVLFRDRLQQGVVHAHRTHTKVAVLFIDLDYFKNINDSLGHQIGDRLLQMVAMRLRECVREDDTVARLGGDEFVLSLPLSNGSGDAALVAQKVLHALDLPFLCDEHELHLGGSIGISLYPDDGTDVDTLMRTADTAMYHAKEKGRGNYQFFTPALNKAAQRRLALTNSLRRALVRDEFEVHYQPQVDLESGQIISAEALLRWTKAGKHAVGCNEFITIAEETGLILQIGDWVLRQACRQLKQWHTLGHTDMAIAVNLSPRQFYQPNFHGRISDILDEAGLAPSSLDLEITEGVLMQRSDDNVSTLQHLSDMGIKLSVDDFGTGYSSLAYLQRFPVDALKIDRSFVSGIGQDRNDTTLVTAIIAMAHSLRLKVLAEGVETPEQIRFLLAQGCRSAQGYYYSVPVSAEVFTGMLRERARQAWQR